The Vicingus serpentipes genome includes the window GGATTAAGAATACTCAGTGCTAAGTTTGTTAAAGCATGTTTTGCTCCAGTAGAAACAACAATTTGTTCAGGAGTATAATCTAGATTATTATCTCTTTTAAATTTCTTAGAAATAGCTTGTCTTAATTCAATATACCCTGGAACAGGAGTATAGTGTGAATAATTTTCGTCAATCGCTTTTTTTGCTGCTTCTTTAATAAAAGTTGGAGTGTCAAAATCGGGCTCACCAATACTTAAACTAATAATGTCTTTTCCTTCTGCAATAAGCTCTCTACTTAGTCTTGCCATAGCAAGTGTTTGAGATTCACTTAAACTATTTATTCTGTTTGATAAAATTTGTTCCATATGATTAAAAAAGTGAACAACAAAACTAATAAAATTGTAGTTATTATCTTAAAATAGTGGAACGATAAAACAGAAGTACTTTCTTTTTTAATACTTTTATCAATCTTTAAAATAAAAATATATTATGGATACTTTTTTAGAACTTTTAAAATATACAGTTCCTTCTTTCATCATGTTTGTGGCTACATATTTAATTTTAAAGAAATTTATGGACAATGAGTACCGTAAACAGATGTTAGAACTTAGAAAAGCTAATCAAAAAATAGCTACACCTTTAAGACTTCAAGCTTATGAACGTTTAATTTTATTTTTGGAGAGAGTATCAATAAATAATGTTGTGTCGAGAGTTAATAGGCAAGGTATGGATGCAAAGTTATTACAATCTAGTTTAGTACAAACTATTAGAACAGAATTTGAACATAATATTAGCCAACAAGTTTATGTTTCTGCTACTGTTTGGGAAACAACCAAAATTGCAAAAGAAGAGGTGATAAAAATTATAAATATTGCAGCAACTCAAGTTCCAGCAAATGCTACAAATGCTGAACTAAGTAAAAAAATATTTGATATAGTATTGAAATTAGAATCTTCACCTACTCAAATTGCAATCAATCAAATTAAAAATGAAGTGCGTCAGTTATTCTGATTTACTAAAAGGGTATAAAGTAAAACCTATCGAGTAATTAATTTGTGTAAAAAAGAAATGCTGACTTGCTTTATCCGAAGCTGAAGGTGTTGTTCTAATATCAGGCATATTGATAAACCCATACTTTAACTCTGACCTTAAGAAAACATATTTAAAAAAGGTTAGATTTAAACCACCTTTTGCAGCAAAACCATAACCTGCAACATGGAATTCATCATTTCTTAGGTTATTAATTAACCTGACATTTGATTTGGGATAAGATATTCCTCCTCCAAAACCTAATAAAGTGTTTAGTTGAATTTTTTTAGGGTTAGAATGTATCTTAAGTAATTCTAATAAATCGTCATTTCTAGTAAGCTCTATGCTGATATAATTTAAACCGTCTGTATGCTCAAAAGTTAAGAAATCGTAACTCATTATAATATCTTGGTTATTATATGTTCCATTATAAATATTATCAATGTCAATTCTTCCATCTATTTTTACCGTCTGAAATTGATCCATTACATATTTCATATGGTCAACACCAATAGAAATATCGTATTTATCATTAATGTAATATCCAATGCGATAATTGGTTTGAGGAATTGTAAGTCTTGAAGGATTAAGGTATGGGTCTATGCCAAGTGGAGTTTGTCTGTCTTTTGCTTTAACATCATATAAAGTAAAATCATGATCGTCTCCTTTGAAATGAATATCAGAATTGGTGTACCAAGCAGAATTCCATCCCCAGAAGCCATAAAATCTACCTTTATTAGATCGTTTTTGAGTTGTTGCTTCAGAAGATATTTCTTGCCCAAAAAAAGTAGAGGCAGAGATTAGAATTGTTAGAGTTAAAAGTAATCTCATATTATTTTTAATGTGATATTTTTTGGTAAAAGTACTTTTAATATCTAATCGAAAATATGATAAAAATTACTTTTTAAATTCATTAAGTAAAAGGTGTGCAGCTTTAAAAGGGCTAATTATTCCGTTTACAACATCATTTTCTATTTGAGGAAGTAGGGATTTAATTTTTTCGTTTTGATAAAACATATTTTTAATTGAATCAGATATAGTTTCATTTAGCCAAAATTTAGCTTGGTCTTTTCTATTTTGCTCAAACCAACCATTTAAATGTGTTAGCTCATTATGTTTATTAATTATTTCCCATGTTTTTTCAATTCCAATATTATTCAAAGCTGAGCAAGATTCTACTTTTGGTAGCCAACCACTTTTATTAGCAGGAAATAAGTGTAATGCATTTTTGTAATTCTGTTTAGCTAATTTTATTTTAGTTGAATCTTCGCTATCTGACTTGTTAATTAATATAGCATCAGCCATTTCCATGATTCCTCGTTTTATACCTTGTAACTCGTCTCCGGCTCCAGCTAGCATAAGTAATAAAAAGAAATCAACCATCGAATTCACATTAGTTTCTGATTGACCAACACCAACGGTCTCTATTAAGATAATATTAAATCCTGCCGCTTCACATAAAATAATTGATTCTCTTGTCGCTTTTGCTACACCACCTAAAGCTCCAGCAGAAGGTGAAGGGCGAATAAAGGCATTGCTATTTATGGATAGGTCGTTCATCCTTGTTTTGTCACCCAAAATACTACCACCACTTTTTTGACTACTAGGATCAATAGCTAAAACAGCAACTTTTTTATGATGTTCATTTATTAAATACTTTCCAAAAGACTCTATAAAAGTACTTTTGCCAACTCCAGGAACACCTGTAATTCCAATTCGTTGTGATTTACCAGAGTAAGGCAAACACAACTCAATAATTTCTTCTGCAATCTTATGGTTTTCTATTTTAGTACTTTCTAAAAGAGTAATAGCTTTACTCAAAATGGTAATGTTACCAGCGATAATAGCATCAAAATAGTAGCTTGCAGGATTTAGAGTCTGTTTTTTTAGTTTTATTTTATTAATGTTTTTCATTAAAGTGTGAATGAAATATAAAAGTAATAAAAAATGAAATGGCGAATTTTTAAATTAATAGACAGAATTTGATTGTTAGTCGAAGCAACCTTTATTTTTATCTAACGTTTAATTATTAAGCCTAATTAGTTTCACTTTAAAATTATACGTTATGGGATCAGAGTTTATCTTTTTTATATCTATAATGGTGGCATTGATATTAATATTTACCGTTTTTTACTTTGTAAATAAAGCTAAAAAGAAAAGAAAATAAATAATCAATTCGCTCGATTTTACTTGTTTAAACCATTTATCATTATTCTTTTCCATTTGTGTAATAATGTAAATTGTTTAGATTTCTACATCTAAATTTGCTCAATTAATAAATTGAGTAGATTATGGCTAAGCGTAAAATAATTATTTTAATTGTAGTTTTTTCATTGTTATTTCTTGTGGTATATAGATTAGCCACAGGTAAAGATGATGGTGCTAAAAAAGGAGCGGTAAAAGGAGATAACAACAAATATGTAAAGGTTCATGAAGTTAAAAATGATACTGTAGATATTTTTGTTACAGGATTTGGTAGAGTTTCTTCTTCAAGAAATATAACGCTTTCAGCTGAAGTTCAAGGTGTCCTTTTATCTGGAGGAGTTGACTTGAAAGCAGGTCAGAGTTTTTCACAAGGACAATTACTTTTTAAAATAAATGATAAAGAAGCTCAATTAGCTTTAAAAGCTAGAAAAAGTGGCTTTTTAAATTTAATGGCATCTGTTCTGCCTGATATCAAAATTGATTTCTCGGATAATGTTACTGCTTGGTCTGGGTTCCTTGATAATATTGACTTAGACAATTCTCTTCCTGATTTACCTTCGTTTAAATCAAATAAAGAAAAAACTTTTTTGGCAGCAAAAAATATTTTAGCAGAATACTACAACATTAAAGGTGATGAGGAAAGACTAAAGAAATATAGTGTTTATGCACCTTTTAATGGAAGTGTTGTTGCTGTTACAGCTGAAACAGGAGCAATTATAAATCCTGGTTCACCAATAGCTACAATTATTAAAACGGTTGCTTTGGAAGTTGCAGTTCCTGTAAGTCCAGAAAATATCTCATTAATTAAAGTAGGTAATAAAGTGAATTTATTTAGTGAGAATAAAGAAATGAAATGGGATGGAAAAGTAGCTAGGATAGCACAAAACATTAATCCAAATACTCAATCAATAGATGTTTTTGTTAGTATAGAATCCAATATAGAGCAACAATTGTATAACGGAATGTATGTTGAAGCAAGTATTTATGCTGATAAAGTAGACAATGCTGATGAAATTTCGAGAAGGTCGTTTTTAAATGACCAAACTATATATACTGTTGTAGATAGTATGCTAATTAGAAAAAATCCAACAATCATAAAAAGAAACAAAAACACAGTAATAGTTAAGGGGTTGAACAGTGGAGAATTGGTTGTGATAGAACCAATTCCTGGTGCGGTTGATAGTATGAAAGTAGCTCCAATTATTCAATAAGTATTATATGAGAAATTTAATTTCATTTTTTATACGTAAACCAATTTGGGCAAATGCAATTATTGTAATTACTGCAATGTTTGGTATTACGGCTATTGTTACAATGGATAGTTCATTTTTCCCAGAACAAGATCCAAACAGAATAGGAATAAGTGTTTTTTATAATGGGGCATCTCCACTAGAAATGGAAGAGGGTGTTACCATAAAAATTGAACAAGCATTAAAAGGAATTTCAGGAATTGAAGAATTATTTTCGACATCTTCAGAAAATGTTGCCTCAGTAAATATTGTAGCTTATAAAGATGTAGATCTTGATGAAGTTTTAAGAGATGTTGAAAATGCTGTTGATGGTATTAATAGTTTTCCAGCAGGCGCAGAGAAACCAACTATTGTGAAACAAAGAGGTTTTATGAATAGTAGAGCCTCTTTTATTTCATTATCAGGTGATGTTGATATTATTAAGCTAAAAGAAACTGCTGAGAAGATAGAGGATGAATTACTGAATACAGATGCTATTAGCCAAGTTTTAAAAGATGGATATCCAGCAACCGAATTTTCTATTGAAGTAGAAGAGGAACAATTGTTAAGGTATAATTTAAAATTTGATGACGTAGCAAATGCAGTAAGATTTAACAATAGAGATGTTTCTGCTGGTTCTGTTAAGACAGATGGTGAAGAGTATCTAATTAGAGCAAAAGCTAAACAAAACACTGTACAAGGTATTGAAGATTTAGTGATAAGAACAACACCAAATGGAGATATTATTACATTGGGTGATGTTGCTAAAGTCAAATATCAATTTGCTGATTCTCCAGTTAAAAGTTATGTTAATGGTGATAGAAATGTGACATTAACGATAATGAAATTAGAGGATGAGGATTTAGGGGCAATTTCTGATGAAGTAAAAAGGTATGTAGAGGAATTTAATTCGAAGCATGATGATATGAAACTGACTATTATGTTTCAGTTTTATGATATGTTAAAGCAGCGAATTGATATGTTGATGAATAATGGTTTTATAGGCTTGTTACTAGTTTTAATTGTTTTAGGATTGTTCCTTAATTTAAGATTGTCAATATGGGTGGCAGCTGGTATTCCTATTTCATTTTTAGGAATGTTTATAGTAGGCGCTTTATATGGTATAACTATAAATATGATTTCGTTATTTGGAATGATACTCGTTGTTGGTATTATCGTTGATGATGGAATTGTAATTGCCGAAAATATTTATGCTCATTACGAAAAAGGTAAAACACCATATCAAGCAACTTTAGATGGGACAATGGAGGTAATATCTTCCGTATTCACTTCTGTTCTTACTACTGTTGTAGCTTTTAGTGTGCTTCTATTTATTGAAGGAATGGAACAAATGCAAGAAATGGCATTTGTAGTTATAGCATCATTATTATTCTCATTAATAGAGGCATTCTTAGTATTACCATCTCACTTAAGAACTAAAAAATTACAGCAAAAAGAAAAATCAAACAACATCTTTTCTAAAATTAAACAAGCAGTTGAAAATAGCATCAGTTATTTAAAAGACAACGTTTATGGAAAAGGATTAAAGGCTATAATGTATAAAAAAAGGTTAAGACGTGCATTGGCTTTTTTCCCATTATTATTTATGATTTTAATTATTACACTTTTAACTAATGGTATTATTAAATCAACTTTTTTTCCAGCTATACCATTCGATGACTTTAAAGTCGAGTTTGCATATAAATCTGGGGAACCTAAAGAAAAAACTACTGAATTTATGTGGTATTGCTATGATCAAGTTATGGCAGTAAAATATGAATTGGAAGAAGAGTATGGAGATACTTTAATTACTTATGTTTCAGCTGTTATTGGAGGAACCGAGGAACTTGGAGAAAGCGGTTCACATGCTGGAATGGTAAGGGTTAATCTGGATGTTGAAGGAGCAGAGATTTCGAGTTTTGAAATCGCAAAAAGGGTTGAAAATAAAATTAAGAAAGATCCAACCTTAGAAAAATTTATGGTTGGAGGTGGAAACCGTTGGGGAAAACCAGTTGAAATTGCATTGAAAGGAGATGATTATAGACAGATAAAAGAAGCTAAAGATTACTTAAAGAAAGAGTTAGCTAAAATGCCAGAATTAAAAGATATAACTGATAATGGAGGGCAAGGAAATAGAGAAATACTTCTAGAGTTAACTCAAAAAGCTAGAACTTTAGGATTAACCCATTTAGATATTACGAACCAAATAAGACAAGGATTTTTTGGAGAAGAAGTTCAGCGTTTAATTATTGGTACAGAAGAAGTGAGGGTTTGGGTTAGATATCCTGAACAAGATAGAAAGTCTTTGGGACAGTTGGATAATGTTAAAATTAAAACAGCAACAGGCCAATTAATCCCGTTAAAAGAATTAGTTGAATATAAAATTGAAAGGGGAGAAGTTAGTATTAAGCATTTTGAGGGAGTTCGTGAAATAAGAGTTGATGCGGCTCAGGTTGATGCATATGCTTCAACTTCTGAAATTAACTTAGCTATAGAAGAAAAAATTGTGCCTCAGCTAAAAGCAAATTTTCCAGGCGTAAACGTTGAATTTAGAGGCCAAGCTGAATCCGCTCAAAAATCGGGTTCATCTATGGCTATAATAGGAGGGATATTAATCATGTTAATGTTATTAATTCTGTCACTTAATTTTAATTCATTATGGCAAGGATTAATGTTTTTTCCTATTATTTTGATTGGTCCTTTTTGTGCTATGTTAGGTCACGGTATTGAACACCAACCTTTTTCATTGTTAAGTGTATGGGGAGTTATTGCTTTAATGGGAGTTTTAGTTAATGATGCTGTAGTATTTTTAGATAAATACAATAGAAACCTAAAAGAAGGAATGAGTTTAGTAGATGCAGCAATTGATGCTGGAACTTCTAGGTTTAGAGCAATTTTATTAACCTCAATAACTACCATTGCTGGTTTGTACCCATTAATTCTTGAACCAAGTTTTCAGGCTCAGTTTTTAGTGCCAATGGCAATTTCCGTGGCTTATGGAGTATTGTTTGGAACAGTCTTTATTTTGATGTTTTTCCCTTTATTAATCTTATTATTTAATGATGTTAGAAAAGCTTTTAAATGGTTATGGACTGGAGTTAAGCCAATGCCTGAAGAAGTTGAGCCTACATTGATGGACGTAAAAAGAGATGCTGACATTATAAATAATTAGTCAAGAAAATAAGCATGAATAGTATAATTATTAAAACAATAAAAAATAGCCAACTTATAGTTTTAGGCTTATTGTGTTTAAGTTTTAATCTTAAAGCACAAGATAATTTATCGTTAAAAGATGCCATAGAAATTGGGTTGAAATCTAATTTTCAAATTCAAATTGCTGGAAAGAATATAGAGGTTGCTGAAAGAAACAATAATTGGTTAGAAGCTGGTGCTTTACCTTCAATTTCGGCTAATGCTAGTCAAGGTTTTAATTGGAGCGATAACAATAACCCTGCTTCTTTCATACAAGGTACTTCTCAATCTAACAGTCTTACTTATGGTGCTGATTTAAATTGGGTATTATTTAATGGGTTTAAGGTGAAAATATCAAAAGATAGATTACAGTACTTACAAGAGCAAAGCGAAGGAAATGCTGCAGTAGTAGTAGAGAATACTATCCAATCGATTATACTTGGTTATTACAATGTGTTATTACAACAAGAAAAATTGAATGCAATTCATAAACTACTAGAAGTATCATCAGATAGATACAAGTATATGCAGGATAAAAAAGATTTAGGGAGTGCTTCAACGTTTGATTTGTTACAAGTGAAAAATGCTTTGCTTACTGATTCAACAAACTATTTAATGCAAGAGTTAGCTTTTAAAAATGCACAGCGTAACTTAAATATGCTTATGGCTATAAATGTTGAAAATAAATATGTGTTAACAGATAAATTAGAACACACCAAAAATTTATTAAGTATAGATGGGTTGAAAGAAAAAATGTTGTCAAACAACCAAACTCTAAAAAATCAATACATCAATCAAAATATTCTTAAAAAAGATAAAAACTTAATGCGTGCAAACTTATTTCCAGTATTTTCTTTTAACACAGGAACTAATAAAACTATTAGTGGCTTTAAAGGAAACTCAATAAGTGGAGAGAGTATTAATACTAGTGGGAATGAATCGTTTACTTATTATGCAAATTTGTCGCTTACATTTACGTTGTTTAATGGGCACAAAACTCATAGGGCATATGGTAACTTAAAGATTCAAGAAGAAATTGCTGATTTAACAATTAATGAAATGGAGTTGTCCCTAACAAATGATTTAATTTCTGCTTATGAATTATATTCAGCTCGTACAGCTATTTTATACTTAACAAAGTCAACTTTAGAAAATGCTGAGTTAAACCTGCAAATAGCTACAGAAAAATATAAAACTGGAAGTATTTCTTCGTTTGAGTTTAGAGATATACAGACTTCTTACTTAAATACTGCGGCAACACATTTAGAGTCTGTTTTTAATGCTATTTCAGGAAATACGGATATAGTAAGATTGACAGGAGGAATAATTGAAGATTTTAAATAGCGTAAACTATAGTTAATAGGCTTAATATTACCAATACAATGATTGAAATAAAAGACTTACATAAATCTTATAAAATTGGTAAAAACTCATTACATGTTTTAAAGGGAATTAATTTTAATGTAAAAGAAGGTGAGTTAGTAGCGATAATGGGTTCTTCAGGTTCTGGTAAATCAACTTTGCTTAATATTCTTGGAATGTTAGATGTTGCCGATGAAGGGACTTATACTTTGGATAATTTTCCGATTAAAGATTTAGATGAAACAAAAGCAGCTAAGTATAGAAATAAGTTTTTAGGGTTTATTTTTCAGTCTTTTAACTTAATTAATTATAAATCAGCACTCGAAAATGTTGCCTTGCCCCTTTATTATCAAAAAGTACCCCGCAAAGAACGTAATGAAACTGCTTTAAGATATTTAGAAAAAGTAGGTTTAGCCGATTGGGCAACCCATTTGCCAAGTGAATTGTCTGGAGGACAAAAACAACGTATAGCTATTGCTAGAGCGTTAGCCGCTCAACCAAAAGTGTTATTAGCAGATGAGCCTACCGGAGCTCTTGATTCTACAACTTCTTATGAGGTTATGCAATTAATTCAAGAAATTAATGATGATGGAAAAACTATTTTGGTTGTTACTCATGAAGATGATATTGCTAAGATGTGTAAAAGAGTAGTTATACTTAAAGATGGTGTAATTATAGAAGATAAGTTTGTTGATCAAGTAAGAGCTTCTGACCATGTTTAATAGAGATAGTTGGCAAGAAATATTTGAAACAATCTCAAAAAATAAATTGAGAACATTTCTTTCAGGCTTTACAGTAGCTCTGGGTATATTCATTTTTGTCATTCTGTTTGGTTTTGGTAATGGACTAAAAAACTCATTTCAAGAGTTTTTTATGGATGATGCTACTAATATTTTTAGACTATTTCCAGGTAGAACTAATATTCCTTACAATGGTTTTAAAACAGGCCGTTTTATAGAGTTTGATAATAAGGATTTAGCTGAAATAGAGAAAAATTTTAAATATCAAATTCAATACACTACACCTCGTATAACCCGAAATTATTCAGTTAAATTTAAAAGTAAATCAAATAATTATGGATTAAGAGCTGTTGCTCCTGGGCATCAAAATGCAGAGAAAACGATCTTAATGAAAGGGAGGTATATTAATAATGAGGATTTAAAAAATAAAACCAAATACGCTGTTATTGGTCGCTTAGTTGAAAAAGATTTGTTTGAAGGGAAAGATGCTTTAGGTCAGTTTATTGATATTGGAAAAAGATCATTTAAGGTAGTTGGAGTTTTCCAAGATGATGGCGGAGATAATGAGGAAAGATATGTCTACATACCATATACTACAAATCAATTAATAGAAAAAAATACAGACAAATTAGAGCAAATTATAGTGGCTTTCAAACCTGAAATTGGCTATGGGGGAGCTATGAATTTTGAAGAAGAATTGATGTCTTTTATGAAAAAGCGTCACAACATTCATCCAAATGACCAGGGTGCAATTTATTTAAGGAATGTGGCTGATGATTTAGAGCAAAACCAACAGTTTGGAAGTTTGCTTCAAATGGTTGTATCATTTGTAGGCTTAGGAACTTTAATAGCAGGAATTATTGGTATTAGTAATATTATGGTTTATGTTGTTAAAGAAAGAACCAAAGAATTAGGCATTAGAAAAGCAATTGGAGCTTCACCGAGGTCTGTTATTTTAATCATATTACAAGAATCAATTTTTATTACAACGGCAGCTGGTTACGTAGGTTTGTTTTCAGGTATAATGTTGCTTAGTTCTTTAGGTGATTCATTAGATGACTATTTTATTAAAAATCCATATATAAATACAGGTACAGCTATTTTTGCAACCATAATTTTAATTGTATTTGGAGCAATAGCTGGATATGTACCGGCAAGAAGAGCAGCCAGAATTAAACCAATTGTAGCTTTAAGAGACGAATAATGTTGATATTTAATCGAGATACTTGGCAAGAAATATTTGGCTCTATTCAAAAGAATAAGTCTAGAACCATTATTACTGTAATAGGTGTGTTGTGGGGTATCTTTATTTATATTGTTTTGTCAGGCGCTGCAAAAGGATTGGATAATGGCTTTGAAGAAAAATTTGAAGATGTAGCAATGAATAGTATGTTTGCTTGGGCTCAACAAACTAGTGTGCCTTATGCTGGTTTTAAAACAGGAAGGCCAATACAGTTAAAATTAAATGATGTTCAGGTTTTAAAAACTAGAATTCCTGAAATTCAATATATAGCGCCTCGAATAGTAAAGGGTGCCTTTGGTGGTGAATCTGGGAGTGTTGTTTTCGGTCAGCGGACAGGTTCTTATAGTATTTATGGTGACTATCCTGTATTATCTAAAATAGCAACACAAAAAATATACAATGGAGGACGCTTTGTAAATAATAATGACATTGAAACAAACAGGAAGGTATGTGTAATTGGTGAACGAACACAAAAAGAACTTTTTGCTAAAGATGTTGATCCTATTGGAAAGTTTATTAGAATTGATAACGTATTTTTCAGGGTTATTGGTGTTAAAAAGTTTGAAGATGGTGGCGGTTTTGGTGACGATGGAGATATTACTATACCTTTTTCAACTTACCGAAAATTATATAATACAGGAAATGATGTTGGCTGGCTAGCTATTGCTGCTTATGATGACGCAGATGTTATTAAAGTTGAAGAAGATGTAAAAAAAGTATTGAAGAAAATTCATCAAATATCACCAGAGGATGAAAGAGCTATAGGTTCATTTAATTTAGGTGAACTATTTAATAAAATTAACGGATTTGCTAAAGGCTTAACTTTCTTATCATTAGTAGTAGGTGTTGCAACGATTATTGCTGGAGTTATTGGTATTGGAAACATCTTGTTAATATCTGTTAAGGAAAGAACAAAAGAATTAGGCGTTAGAAGAGCTTTAGGAGCAACACCAAGCGAAGTAAGGGGTCAAATAATATTAGAGTCGGTATTTTTAACTTTAATTGCTGGAATTTTTGGTATTGTGTTAGGTTCATTTGTATTAAAAATAATAGATTCAGCAACACAAGAAACAGATATACCATACACTAATCCTACTGTTCCAATTCCTTATGTAATTGGGGCACTTGTTATTATGGTAGTATTAGGAACTTTAATCGGTTTAATTCCTGCTCAAAGAGCAGTTAGTATTAAGCCTATAGACGCTTTAAGAGAAGAATAATTAATAAAAATAAATTATATAAATAATGAAAAAAGTATTTAAGTACATTTTAATTGGAATCCTTGTTTTAGGAGTTATATACGCTACTAACTTCTTCATTTCAACCAATAATCAAGATCCTATTAAGTATGAGTCGGTAGCTCCAATAAGAACAAATATTGAGAAGAAAACTGTAGCTACTGGCAAAGTTGTTCCTGAAGACCAAGTAGAAATAAAACCTCAAATTTCAGGTATTATTGAGGAGGTATTTGTTAAAGAAGGAGAAATATTAAAATCGGGAGATTTAATTGCTAAAATTAAAGTCGTACCAAACGAAGCAGCTTTAAATAGTGCTTTAGGAAGAGTTGATAATGCTAAAATAGTTCTAAGCAATGCTCAAATTGATTATGATAGAAATAAAGCTTTGTTTGATAAAAAAGTGATTTCGGCACAAGATTTTAATGGTGTTGAATTGCGTTTTAACCAAGCAAAACAAGAATTAATTAATGCTGAGGCTGATTTACAGATAATAAAATCAGGAACAGCAGGTAGAGGTGCAGCAAATACAAATATTAGATCAACTGTATCAGGTACAGTATTAGATATTCCGGTTAAAAAGGGAGATCAAGTAATAGAGAGTAATAATTTTAACCCTGGAACTACCGTAGCAACTATTGCTGACTTAACTAATATGATTTTTGAGGGTCAAGTTGATGAGGCTGAAGTTGGAAAATTAAAAATTGATATGCCATTGCAAATTAGCTTAGGAGCAATAAACGACAAGACTTTCGAAGCAAAACTTCGTTTTGTTGCACCTCAAGGTGTTGAAGAGCAAGGAGCAGTTCAATTTAAAATTGAAGCAAACGTATTTTTAGATACTAACTTTTTTGTTAGAGCTGGATATAGCGCAAATGCTACCATTGTTATAGGT containing:
- a CDS encoding ABC transporter permease — encoded protein: MFNRDSWQEIFETISKNKLRTFLSGFTVALGIFIFVILFGFGNGLKNSFQEFFMDDATNIFRLFPGRTNIPYNGFKTGRFIEFDNKDLAEIEKNFKYQIQYTTPRITRNYSVKFKSKSNNYGLRAVAPGHQNAEKTILMKGRYINNEDLKNKTKYAVIGRLVEKDLFEGKDALGQFIDIGKRSFKVVGVFQDDGGDNEERYVYIPYTTNQLIEKNTDKLEQIIVAFKPEIGYGGAMNFEEELMSFMKKRHNIHPNDQGAIYLRNVADDLEQNQQFGSLLQMVVSFVGLGTLIAGIIGISNIMVYVVKERTKELGIRKAIGASPRSVILIILQESIFITTAAGYVGLFSGIMLLSSLGDSLDDYFIKNPYINTGTAIFATIILIVFGAIAGYVPARRAARIKPIVALRDE
- a CDS encoding ABC transporter permease, which encodes MMLIFNRDTWQEIFGSIQKNKSRTIITVIGVLWGIFIYIVLSGAAKGLDNGFEEKFEDVAMNSMFAWAQQTSVPYAGFKTGRPIQLKLNDVQVLKTRIPEIQYIAPRIVKGAFGGESGSVVFGQRTGSYSIYGDYPVLSKIATQKIYNGGRFVNNNDIETNRKVCVIGERTQKELFAKDVDPIGKFIRIDNVFFRVIGVKKFEDGGGFGDDGDITIPFSTYRKLYNTGNDVGWLAIAAYDDADVIKVEEDVKKVLKKIHQISPEDERAIGSFNLGELFNKINGFAKGLTFLSLVVGVATIIAGVIGIGNILLISVKERTKELGVRRALGATPSEVRGQIILESVFLTLIAGIFGIVLGSFVLKIIDSATQETDIPYTNPTVPIPYVIGALVIMVVLGTLIGLIPAQRAVSIKPIDALREE
- a CDS encoding efflux RND transporter periplasmic adaptor subunit is translated as MKKVFKYILIGILVLGVIYATNFFISTNNQDPIKYESVAPIRTNIEKKTVATGKVVPEDQVEIKPQISGIIEEVFVKEGEILKSGDLIAKIKVVPNEAALNSALGRVDNAKIVLSNAQIDYDRNKALFDKKVISAQDFNGVELRFNQAKQELINAEADLQIIKSGTAGRGAANTNIRSTVSGTVLDIPVKKGDQVIESNNFNPGTTVATIADLTNMIFEGQVDEAEVGKLKIDMPLQISLGAINDKTFEAKLRFVAPQGVEEQGAVQFKIEANVFLDTNFFVRAGYSANATIVIGESTDVLAIKEALVQFDEETEEPFVEVEIGEQQFEKRTIELGISDGINVEILSGLKETDKVKVWNITEPIKKTSDKDKKKKRR